Proteins co-encoded in one Brassica oleracea var. oleracea cultivar TO1000 chromosome C4, BOL, whole genome shotgun sequence genomic window:
- the LOC106337899 gene encoding nematode resistance protein-like HSPRO2 translates to MIQATKYINTRVDEGRFGEASGDVYLVESIWKLLTDVEDLHLLMDPEDFLKLKKQLHIKTAGKNDAFWFRSRGLVEVMKMSKGLREKVPFVLGVEVDPTGGPRLQEVAMRLYARKREECDKIHLLQGMQGVEAAAKRFFFAYKQVVNAVMGSAEMNTECDSVR, encoded by the coding sequence ATGATCCAAGCAACAAAGTATATCAACACTCGTGTAGACGAAGGGAGGTTCGGTGAAGCGTCAGGCGATGTCTACTTGGTGGAGAGTATATGGAAGCTTCTCACCGATGTGGAAGATCTCCACCTCCTGATGGACCCCGAGGACTTCCTCAAGTTAAAGAAGCAGCTACACATCAAGACGGCCGGTAAAAACGACGCGTTTTGGTTTAGGTCGAGAGGTTTGGTGGAGGTGATGAAGATGTCTAAAGGTTTGAGGGAGAAAGTGCCGTTTGTGCTTGGCGTTGAGGTGGATCCCACGGGAGGACCGAGGCTGCAAGAGGTGGCGATGAGGCTTTACGCGAGAAAGAGAGAGGAGTGCGATAAGATTCATTTGCTTCAAGGGATGCAAGGTGTGGAAGCTGCGGCGAAGAGGTTCTTCTTCGCGTATAAGCAGGTGGTTAACGCGGTGATGGGAAGCGCGGAGATGAACACGGAGTGTGACTCGGTGAGGTAG